TGGCGGGCTTCCTTCTGAACGACATGTTGCGTAGGCTCAGTGCCCTGGAGGCAGCCCTGGCCGAGTATTTCCGCAAGTCCGACTACCGCTTTGCCCACGAACCCAAGGGGCGCGAGCAAACCGCGTACCTTGACGCCGTCGAACTCTTCTCGGGGCCGGTTGATAGGGTGGGCGGCGTAATGGTCCCGGGCCGCACCAAGCTGGCTGACAGGGCCGCCGAATGACAACCGGGCTATCGAAATACACATCAGCGCCTTGCGCTCGGAGTTGCGCCGGCTGCAACCCGATAGACCAGCCGAACGCCCGGGGCGCCCAGACAGGCCGTAGTGGACCGCTCACACCTGCCGGTCTTCCGGCCAGAAGCTCAGCGGGTCCTCAGTGCCTACTGGTTCCACCGGAAAGACGAAGTAGGCCGGCTCTGGCCCAAACCCCTCAGTCAGCCCGCGCACGAGCCACTCATTGACCCGCGGGTACAGGTGAAGGGACCGGACTTTTTCGATTTCTACCCACGCGGGCACACTTAGCGCGGCCACCTCGCGAGCGTGCCCGGATGCTTCGTCGATCCAGTACACCAGCTCGACGACGTGCCGGTTATCTCGCCAGTGCGTTGTTATCCGGGTGGGAATGGTCTCGATTACCGCGAGGAGCCTCCCCGGCTCAACCTGCAACGTGGTTTCCTCTCTGAACTCCCTCCTCAGGCAGTCGGGTATGCTCTCCTGCAGTTCTAGCCCTCCCCCGGGGAGGACGTGGTACTGGCGGCCCTGCCTGCGATGAAGCATGGTGAGCAGGCGGGCCT
The sequence above is drawn from the Bacillota bacterium genome and encodes:
- a CDS encoding NUDIX domain-containing protein yields the protein MAQEHREIKVRVSGVLASEARLLTMLHRRQGRQYHVLPGGGLELQESIPDCLRREFREETTLQVEPGRLLAVIETIPTRITTHWRDNRHVVELVYWIDEASGHAREVAALSVPAWVEIEKVRSLHLYPRVNEWLVRGLTEGFGPEPAYFVFPVEPVGTEDPLSFWPEDRQV